The Arachis ipaensis cultivar K30076 chromosome B03, Araip1.1, whole genome shotgun sequence region NNNNNNNNNNNNNNNNNNNNNNNNNNNNNNNNNNNNNNNNNNNNNNNNNNNNNNNNNNNNNNNNNNNNNNNNNNNNNNNNNNNNNNNNNNNNNNNNNNNNNNNNNNNNNNNNNNNNNNNNNNNNNNNNNNNNNNNNNNNNNNNNNNNNNNNNNNNNNNNNNNNNNNNNNNNNNNNNNNNNNNNNNNNNNNNNNNNNNNNNNNNNNNNNNNNNNNNNNNNNNNNNNNNNNNNNNNNNNNNNNNNNNNNNNNNNNNNNNNNNNNNNNNNNNNNNNNNNNNNNNNNNNNNNNNNNNNNNNNNNNNNNNNNNNNNNNNNNNNNNNNNNNNNNNNNNNNNNNNNNNNNNNNNNNNNNNNNNNNNNNNNNNNNNNNNNNNNNNNNNNNNNNNNNNNNNNNNNNNNNNNNNNNNNNNNNNNNNNNNNNNNNNNNNNNNNNNNNNNNNNNNNNNNNNNNNNNNNNNNNNNNNNNNNNNNNNNNNNNNNNNNNNNNNNNNNNNNNNNNNNNNNNNNNNNNNNNNNNNNNNNNNNNNNNNNNNNNNNNNNNNNNNNNNNNNNNNNNNNNNNNNNNNNNNNNNNNNNNNNNNNNNNNNNNNNNNNNNNNNNNNNNNNNNNNNNNNNNNNNNNNNNNNNNNNNNNNNNNNNNNNNNNNNNNNNNNNNNNNNNNNNNNNNNNNNNNNNNNNNNNNggcaggaatggagatgcttcttccatgtaaattggaattaggtgcagtaaagtcaccaagcatcttccttatattattattattttcggctgccatctcctcttcctgttcgaaaatttctgaaaggttatttctggattgttgtaatttagcttctcttagtttccttttcagagtcctttcaggttccggatctgcttcaacaagaatattcttgtccttgctcctgctcatatgacaaagaagagggcacagaaaaaataataataatagagaccctttataccacagtatagggatccctttgtgagtggaagaaaagagggggagatgaagaatgtaatgtaatggaagaaacacaactgtgaggagggttgagatgtgagatgtgatgttagtaaatgaataaataaatagaattagatgggagagggagaattttcgaaaaatatttttgaaaaagagttagtgattttcgaaaatggtttttgaaaaatgttagtattttttttcgaaaatttttaaaatcaaaataagaattaagaataattagttaattaaaaagaaatttttgaaaaagagggaagatattttcgaaaattagagagagagagttagtttttgaaaaagtaatgacttgattcataagaaatcacaagatatgattctagaacttaaagttttcTTAacacttaacaagcaagtaacaaacttcaaatttttgaatcaaaacattaattgattatgttattttcgaaaatttgatataaaaaaagatttttgagaaattgtttttgaaaaagatttgattttaaaatcacaattaatgacttgattcacaagaaatcacaagatatgattctaggacttaaagtttgaatctttcttaacaagcaagtaacaaacttcaaatttttgaatcaaagcattaattgattatgttattttcgaaaatttgatataaaaataagaaaaagatttttgaagaatatttttggaattttcgaaaataactaagaattttgaaaaagataagattttcaaattgaaaatttgatttgactcatgagaaacaatttgattttaaaaatttttgaaaaagtcaactcaaattttcgaatttgatgagagaaaaaaaaggaaagatatttttttgatttttgaatttttatgatgagagagaaaaacaacaaaaagactcaatgcatgaaaattttgaatcaaaacaacgaatgcatgcatgaatgatatgaatgtcaagatgaacacgaagaacactttgaatgtcaagatgaacatcatagacataattttgaaaaatttttaatgcaaagaaaacatgcaagacaccaaacttagaattctttaatgcttacgcactaagaattcaagaatgcatatgataaacatgaaaagacacaaaacaaaaaatcatcaagatcaaacaagaagacttaccaagaacaacttgaagatcatgaagaacactatgaatgcatgatattttcgaaaaatgcaagatgcatatgcaagtgacaccaaacttatgacatgactcaagactcaaacaagaaatacaaaaatatttttgatttttatgattttctaatttttttggatctttttttttcaaaaattatatgaaaaaggaaaataaggattccaaaatttttaatatgaatttcaggaatcttgcattctcagtctaaagcttcagtccaggaattagacatggctcactagccagccaagctttcaaagaaagctccagtccaaaacactagacatggccaatggccagccaagcttcagcatgtaacaccagagtatattgctcttgataacaaattggtgctcatcatttatcaagtatgtgacttacctctgatggtttggaagcctcagtccaaaagaatttagacatggctttacagccagccaggctttacatgcttcatgaaacactagaattcattcttaaaaatcttgaataaaattttttaaaacatttttattttttttttcgaaaacagatgagagatttttgaaaatatttttgaaagattttttgaaaacaaaacgaaaagaaaattacctaatctgagcaacaagatgagccgtcagttgtccaaactcgaacaatccccggcaacggcgccaaaaacttggtgcacgaaattgtgatgtccaggctcgaacaatccctggcaacgtgagcaacttagTACGCGTAATCgtaattacactttaattatgtaaaattcatggctctttctttccccggcaacggcgccaaaaacttggtgcacgaaattgtgatgtccaggctcaaactattcctggcacgtgagcaactcggtacgcgtaatcgtgattattccctcaatttcagccagaaaatacctaaaatcacagaaaaacacacaaactcatagtaaagtccagaaatgtgaatttaacataaaaactaatgaaaacatccctaaaagtaactagatcctactaaaaacatactaaaaacaatgccaaaaagcgtataatttatccgctcatcaatgttctcctcACTTATTGTTCGCGCATGCAGGTAATTCGCTAGTCGATAATCAATTCCATTCACTTTTCTCATTGCATCCCCTTTCCTTgttctctttgctttccttttcctttctcttttttgTTCTGATTAAGCTCTGAATGTCAAATTGAAACATGATACTATTTTACTTCTGTAAGAAGGATACtgtttctttctttgattttagAATTTGCTTGATTGAAAATAGAAGGATTCATGAACAGAAGGATTCATGAACCTTTATGCTTGCTCTTTACTTCCTTTCTAATTCATGTAGTGCAATAACCAAATTGTGCTTTTGCTTCTGCTTGTGGGAGTGATATAATATGACATTAGACTTTATATCAAAGTCCCTAATGAAATTATCCTTGGTTTTTGATGAATCTGATGATGATATTTGTGGATCCTCAACAACAAGAATCTCTTTGATTACTTCAGGCATGCTTTGCCCTTTTATCATCTTCTTCCAATATTCTCCCACCAACTGGTACTATATATATAGATTAAtgttacaagtttacttgttcaGGCTTTAGTGAATTTcccttttaaagttttaaacaatcTAATTGAATCTCCATTTTGATATGTTGATGCTATTTGACGTGATCAGGCAGGTGATGCATGGTTTCTAAATACTCCTGAACAATCATTGAGCTTCATCCTTGCAGATCAAGGTTTTGATGTATGGATAGGAAATGTGCGTGGAACACGCTGGAGCCATGGTCATAGGTTTTATTCAATGAAGAATAAGGTGTGTGGCTCTTCTTTGACCTATAGAGATGCTGACGGCGTATGTGATTAAACTGAAAATAATATTAGTGCATAAAGTTCAGTGCTAAATAATTATGAGTCAAAACTAAGAACCAAATGTTCATTTATTCTGAATTTGAATTGGGGGAAAATATTTGCAATTGATATGAATAAGGTCACACTTTAGTAGGTTTTATCATTCAATTATTTAATAGTAAAAGGGTTTGTGCCGAATACTATCAAGCCTTTTCTATTTACTTTGATATGtttgaaataaaaattattaaattgttCTCAGTGCTGAAGCTACTTATATTCAGCACCAAATTGAGTTCCACAGCACTGTTGATGATCACTGATCTTGAGAAAATATTCTAAATTGTCATGATACTTATATTTTCATTTCACTGTCATTTTCAgtgtatattatttttattggaatTGTTAGAGCCAGAGTTTGTACAGTGCATCATGTGATTGATTCAACTTTGGTCCCTTGATAGAAATTCTGGGATTGGAGCTGGCAGGAATTAGCCCTGTATGATATGGCAGAAATAATCAATTACATATATTCAGTAACAAATTCAAAGCTATTCATAGTTGGGCATTCACAGGTAGTTATGATTCTGGACATCATCCTTTTCACTTGCTATTTGGTGGTTGTTGTAGTATGCATTTTATTCATTTCTCTTATTTTCGGGGAACAATTATGTCTGTTTGGGAATACCTATTTaccttttgattttcttttttattacacAGTAGAAAAATAGTTGGTATGGTTAAGTGTGGATCTGTTGTGCTGTAACGTGTTCATCATCCTTGCAATTtggtttcttttagttttacttgctACTTCATTCATTATTTATCCTGTTTTATTTATGCACACAAAAGGAATTATTTTGTCCGATGTCTTATCATTCTCTCTGCTCTCATTTATGCTCTAAATTTGTTTGTTTGatgtaatatatttattttttgtcagTATCATGGTGGGACTAACTTTGATAGAACTGCTGGTGGACCATACATTGCCACTTCATATGATTATGATGCTCCTCTTGATGAATATGGTAAAATTACATTGATCAAGAAGAATCTCTATTTCCAATATTTTTCCATAAATGATCCttgagtaattaattaattattgtatgTAGGCAACAAAGCTCAACTAAAATGGGGTCACCTCAAAGAACTCCACAGGGTTTTGAAGTCAATGGAAGAGAGTCTTACAAACGGGAACGTTTCCCAAATTGATTTTGGCAACTCTGTCACGGTACCAAAATACATGAAAACAAAATTACAACTCTACATTATTTTTTTCCCTCTAATTGAATTAGAGCAATAATGAATAattacttttcaaaaataattattttaggcCACTGTGTATGCCTCAAACAAATCATCAAGTTGCTTCTTGACCAATGCCAACACTACCACCGATGCTACTGTCTCGTTTAGAGGAAGAACCTATGCAGTTCCAGCATGATCTGTTTAGCTTGGCTTGGCTTGGCAAATATACACGCCAAGAGATTTTTTATTCCATAAGATTTGACTACATActcttttaattaaatatttgtttgtgatgaattatagttgatgtatcaacacactttgatgtatggttgttacttaatattatagttgatgtattaatacactttgtttatgttttgaattatattaatttgcttgtttatagtactttttttttagtttgataatacgatgaatttgtttattttttgaaatattataaatattcgaatacaaaatagattaaaaaaattgtatttattaaatttatatttattttgtatgaaaataggtttatttttgtaatagaaaaataaaaaaaaatattttaccttaccgacggatttacagacggatattttgtctgtaatcagagtgtagatgatttttcaaagttcaaattacagacggaaaatctgtcgaaAAGTTCGTCGCCTTCGAAAAAATGGATGCAGAATTTACAGAGAGAAAATccatcggtaactggtaaaaatccgtctgtaattttccgacggaaaaaaaatccgtcggtaaataatttcccaTTGAGAATTATGCAGATCTTTAATAATATGCTCGTTAACTGATGTAAAATcacaaattattttaataaagttAAATTTCCATCCAAATAAATTTTACATCTTCTCTTACTACAGATATTTTTACTCTCCTctctattttaataaattttgtgCTTCTCCTCTTATTCTCTTTTTCTTGCACAAAACATAGAcagaataaattatataaagGATAAATTTGTTCTCCTCACTCATACGTGTCAAACATGTACGTCCTTACACACCTGTAAAATGtaggttttattttttttagacacTACAAAACACAAGCTATATTTCGATGGCTTTAAGATAAGGAGAATATTCATATGATAACTTCTTTATATGAAGAtgatattataaatttttaaataattaattaaatatatttaatcaaACATATTAATTTATCTAATGatctataatattattttaatgtaAAAATATCATCATAAAAGTATCCACTTTAAGACAAAAAATGACCAAAACAAATAGAATTTGTATTCTTTATGATGATACATGTTTCAATGCGTGTTGAATCCATCGCTACAAAATACAATTTACGTTTTGCATgtcattttttgttttcttctatcTACTAATCGTAATTTGCGTTTTGCAAGTATGTGAGGGATTAGTTTCATTTTTGTATAATATAATATGATACAATAAACGTGGATTACACCATTTTTTATGAGGAATAAGTGTAATAATTTGTGTCATATATGTGATTTAATATGTTGATATTGCTAAGTCTAAATTACAGTATTTTACTTAATCTTGActgaaaaagaaaatagttacgtatttctatcatttaatttatttaatacacAATGTGCTAACACTaacgatattttttaaaaaaaatatattgataaaaatagatataatatgattacaaatataacataaataaataaaatatataaataaatgctaaATCAATTTGCTTACCAATGTCTttgttaaatttattaaattagagAATAATTACATATTCGGTTGTTTGGTGATCATATAGATGATCAAGTAATTAAATTG contains the following coding sequences:
- the LOC107633596 gene encoding uncharacterized protein LOC107633596 isoform X6: MALIQDVDKLKRKLRHEENVHSILNTCFLSCQEQSRSGCARTEKARHWRWISWDVLLTYCSRMQAGDAWFLNTPEQSLSFILADQGFDVWIGNVRGTRWSHGHRFYSMKNKVCGSSLTYRDADGVCD
- the LOC107633596 gene encoding uncharacterized protein LOC107633596 isoform X4, whose amino-acid sequence is MALIQDVDKLKRKLRHEENVHSILNTCFLSCQDQYMVFIIILSNIQEQSRSGCARTEKARHWRWISWDVLLTYCSRMQAGDAWFLNTPEQSLSFILADQGFDVWIGNVRGTRWSHGHRFYSMKNKVCGSSLTYRDADGVCD
- the LOC107633596 gene encoding uncharacterized protein LOC107633596 isoform X7; this encodes MALIQDEQSRSGCARTEKARHWRWISWDVLLTYCSRMQNLFDYFRHALPFYHLLPIFSHQLAGDAWFLNTPEQSLSFILADQGFDVWIGNVRGTRWSHGHRFYSMKNKVCGSSLTYRDADGVCD
- the LOC107633596 gene encoding putative lysosomal acid lipase/cholesteryl ester hydrolase isoform X3 → MKRMCIVYLILAFFLVRINTWCLLLFYQIFRNKVEVAALEQKRLGIGDGSVGMFSSLIVRACRHALPFYHLLPIFSHQLAGDAWFLNTPEQSLSFILADQGFDVWIGNVRGTRWSHGHRFYSMKNKVCGSSLTYRDADGVCD
- the LOC107633596 gene encoding uncharacterized protein LOC107633596 isoform X2 encodes the protein MALIQDVDKLKRKLRHEENVHSILNTCFLSCQEQSRSGCARTEKARHWRWISWDVLLTYCSRMQNLFDYFRHALPFYHLLPIFSHQLAGDAWFLNTPEQSLSFILADQGFDVWIGNVRGTRWSHGHRFYSMKNKVCGSSLTYRDADGVCD
- the LOC107633596 gene encoding tear acid lipase-like protein isoform X5; amino-acid sequence: MKRMCIVYLILAFFLVRNKVEVAALEQKRLGIGDGSVGMFSSLIVRACRHALPFYHLLPIFSHQLAGDAWFLNTPEQSLSFILADQGFDVWIGNVRGTRWSHGHRFYSMKNKVCGSSLTYRDADGVCD
- the LOC107633596 gene encoding uncharacterized protein LOC107633596 isoform X1, whose translation is MALIQDVDKLKRKLRHEENVHSILNTCFLSCQDQYMVFIIILSNIQEQSRSGCARTEKARHWRWISWDVLLTYCSRMQNLFDYFRHALPFYHLLPIFSHQLAGDAWFLNTPEQSLSFILADQGFDVWIGNVRGTRWSHGHRFYSMKNKVCGSSLTYRDADGVCD